The Propionispora hippei DSM 15287 genome includes a window with the following:
- the pilM gene encoding type IV pilus assembly protein PilM, which produces MKTWAAKLFKTKASSHVGLDISATSIKVVEVARHRDGVVVQRIGSTDIPEGVMQDGTIADAEKLADVIRTLVATTGIQRKEVTVGLGGRKAYSREISLPVMSEPEMREAIKWDIDQYVPYAPGSYYYDFAVLDTVENETKILIVAAQQEHVKVISDLCSHADLKLLTVDFEALALQRTLVQDQNMMVVDIGEIVSQVIIYQGRLPVLVRTIPFGGRQFTETVIHHCNVSYPEAEQLKNKELNLLQAQPAIATDDTYAALRQQFIILAEDLSREIRRTYEYYQMQNPRVVMDRIYLSGGGAKLGHLPEFLQKQLQLPVTVHDPLLTLQTVPMYDKQYLTAEAARLAIAIGLGLRGLSDD; this is translated from the coding sequence CTGCAAAACTATTTAAAACCAAAGCATCTTCACATGTGGGGCTGGATATCAGCGCCACATCAATAAAAGTTGTGGAAGTCGCCAGGCACAGAGACGGTGTAGTTGTGCAGCGTATTGGTTCGACGGACATTCCGGAAGGTGTCATGCAGGATGGGACAATTGCCGATGCGGAAAAGCTGGCGGACGTTATCCGGACACTGGTAGCGACCACGGGAATTCAGCGTAAGGAAGTAACCGTTGGATTGGGTGGCCGAAAAGCTTATTCCCGTGAAATTTCCCTGCCAGTAATGAGTGAGCCGGAGATGCGGGAAGCCATCAAGTGGGATATTGATCAGTATGTACCTTACGCACCGGGATCTTATTATTATGACTTTGCCGTACTGGACACCGTTGAAAATGAGACCAAGATACTAATTGTGGCCGCTCAGCAGGAGCATGTCAAAGTTATTTCGGACTTATGTTCCCATGCCGATCTAAAATTGCTGACTGTTGATTTTGAGGCACTGGCCTTGCAGCGTACCTTAGTGCAGGATCAGAATATGATGGTGGTTGATATTGGTGAGATTGTTTCTCAGGTTATTATCTACCAGGGACGTTTACCGGTATTGGTGCGCACCATTCCTTTTGGCGGGCGTCAGTTTACCGAGACTGTTATTCATCACTGCAATGTAAGCTATCCGGAGGCGGAGCAGCTTAAAAACAAGGAACTGAATTTGCTGCAAGCGCAGCCGGCGATAGCAACAGATGATACCTATGCGGCACTGCGACAGCAATTTATTATCCTGGCGGAAGACCTAAGCCGTGAAATACGCCGGACTTATGAATATTATCAAATGCAGAATCCCCGTGTGGTAATGGACCGGATTTATCTTAGCGGTGGCGGAGCTAAACTGGGCCATTTACCGGAGTTTTTGCAGAAACAATTGCAATTGCCCGTTACTGTGCACGATCCTTTACTTACTTTACAGACTGTTCCCATGTACGATAAACAATATTTGACTGCTGAGGCGGCACGTTTGGCGATTGCTATCGGTTTGGGCTTAAGGGGGCTTAGTGATGATTAA
- a CDS encoding PilN domain-containing protein, producing the protein MIKINLLPVAERPSLIPVTRIITAMTAGTLALCAMLFFYHAGWLWHLEQQVADAKNQHELLRPVENNRIEANTRLGRISQREIILAELTKERKPWNALITHLAEITPPQVWFTHVGLDDKEKEKLIKIVGIADKYTDLASLISRLESDDVFANPVLATGERKTEQVVPSTRFEITVQLKESKP; encoded by the coding sequence ATGATTAAAATCAACTTGTTGCCAGTAGCTGAACGTCCCTCGTTGATTCCGGTTACCAGGATCATCACTGCTATGACGGCGGGAACACTGGCTCTATGTGCCATGCTGTTTTTTTATCATGCCGGCTGGCTGTGGCATTTGGAACAACAGGTTGCCGATGCGAAAAACCAGCATGAGCTCTTGCGCCCGGTGGAAAACAATCGGATAGAAGCTAATACCCGCTTGGGCAGAATTAGTCAAAGAGAGATTATCTTAGCGGAGCTTACTAAGGAGCGCAAGCCTTGGAATGCCTTGATTACCCACTTGGCGGAAATCACACCGCCGCAAGTTTGGTTTACCCATGTAGGATTGGATGATAAGGAAAAGGAAAAACTCATCAAGATTGTGGGAATTGCCGATAAATATACCGATTTGGCCTCATTAATCAGCCGGCTCGAGAGCGATGACGTTTTTGCCAATCCCGTATTGGCAACAGGAGAACGGAAGACTGAGCAGGTGGTTCCTTCTACCCGGTTTGAGATTACGGTACAGCTTAAGGAGTCAAAACCATGA
- the pilO gene encoding type IV pilus inner membrane component PilO: MNTLLSKLTMDIEQLSVKNKIAGATAILAAFVVIFIMMVILPQRERMAELTVTLQQEEQVVKQLEDYSRKHPDLAQYVAELDAKEVQLGTLLPESAKVSDVLVELDRETKAAGLELVSIKPGEMINQKGYRALPMELVVHGDFHNILDFVTKMDNLSRFTNVLSISTDLHDQILETKLIIATYILGEAPNQKKTEEPKK; encoded by the coding sequence ATGAATACGTTGCTGAGTAAGCTGACAATGGATATTGAACAGTTATCTGTGAAAAATAAGATTGCCGGGGCTACTGCCATTCTGGCTGCTTTTGTGGTAATATTCATTATGATGGTAATTTTGCCGCAAAGGGAACGTATGGCAGAACTTACCGTTACGTTGCAGCAGGAAGAACAGGTTGTAAAACAATTGGAAGATTACTCCCGGAAACACCCGGATCTGGCGCAATATGTAGCCGAACTGGATGCGAAAGAAGTCCAGTTGGGTACTTTATTGCCCGAGTCTGCCAAAGTCAGCGATGTATTGGTGGAACTAGACCGGGAAACCAAGGCAGCAGGACTTGAACTTGTTTCGATAAAACCCGGTGAAATGATAAATCAAAAGGGTTATCGGGCATTGCCGATGGAACTGGTGGTTCATGGCGATTTCCACAACATTCTTGATTTTGTAACCAAAATGGATAATCTGTCCCGTTTTACTAATGTTCTCAGCATATCGACTGACTTGCATGATCAGATTTTGGAAACTAAATTGATTATAGCCACTTATATTTTAGGTGAAGCTCCAAATCAGAAAAAGACGGAAGAGCCGAAAAAATGA
- the aroC gene encoding chorismate synthase, translating into MRFFTAGESHGPCLTAIIEGLPAGLSIDIDKINQDLARRQQGYGRGGRMKIEQDTAEVLSGIRFGETLGSPVTLAIRNKDWANWGGRMAAFGEPEGKQVLEARPGHADLTGTLKYDREDIRDILERASARETAARVAVGGIAKQLLGVFGMTIVSHVTNIGGVQISESVDYASLEQRKAGSDLSCIQPDVEDKMKAAIQQAKEAGDTLGGIFEVAALQVIPGLGSHVQWDRRLDTRLAALLMSIPAIKGVEFGAGFGYAALLGSVAHDEIFYNEQQGYSRQTNRAGGIEGGMSNGEVIVARAVMKPIPTLMKPLASVDIKTKQAVKASTERSDVCAVTAAAVVGEAMLAIGLAQTLLEQFSRDNMADLATAVKSYTDRVVAK; encoded by the coding sequence TTGCGTTTTTTCACAGCAGGGGAGTCACACGGACCGTGTCTGACAGCCATTATTGAGGGGCTGCCGGCCGGTTTGTCCATTGATATTGACAAAATCAACCAGGATTTGGCAAGGCGGCAGCAGGGCTACGGCCGGGGCGGCCGGATGAAAATTGAACAGGATACCGCCGAGGTGCTGTCAGGCATCCGTTTTGGCGAGACGCTGGGCAGCCCGGTTACCTTGGCAATTAGAAATAAGGACTGGGCTAATTGGGGCGGCCGGATGGCGGCTTTTGGTGAGCCGGAAGGAAAACAGGTATTGGAAGCGCGGCCGGGTCATGCCGATCTGACCGGGACGTTGAAATATGACCGGGAAGATATCCGGGACATTCTGGAACGGGCCAGTGCCCGGGAAACAGCGGCCCGGGTGGCGGTCGGAGGGATTGCCAAGCAGCTGTTAGGCGTATTTGGCATGACCATTGTTTCTCATGTCACCAACATCGGCGGCGTACAGATCAGTGAAAGTGTTGATTATGCATCGCTGGAACAAAGAAAGGCCGGTTCTGATCTATCCTGTATCCAACCGGATGTTGAGGATAAGATGAAAGCGGCTATTCAGCAGGCTAAGGAAGCCGGTGATACGCTGGGCGGCATTTTTGAAGTGGCAGCGTTGCAGGTCATACCGGGGCTGGGCAGCCATGTTCAGTGGGACCGGCGGCTGGACACCAGACTGGCTGCTTTACTTATGTCTATTCCGGCGATTAAAGGCGTGGAGTTTGGCGCCGGATTTGGTTATGCCGCTTTGCTGGGCAGTGTGGCCCATGATGAGATTTTTTATAACGAACAGCAAGGGTATTCCCGTCAGACCAACCGGGCCGGTGGCATCGAGGGCGGTATGAGCAACGGTGAAGTGATTGTGGCCCGGGCGGTAATGAAGCCGATTCCTACGCTGATGAAGCCGTTGGCCTCGGTGGACATAAAGACCAAGCAAGCAGTCAAGGCCAGTACCGAACGCAGCGATGTCTGCGCCGTTACGGCAGCGGCTGTTGTGGGTGAGGCTATGCTGGCTATTGGGCTGGCTCAAACCTTATTGGAGCAGTTTAGCCGTGACAATATGGCTGACCTGGCAACAGCCGTAAAAAGCTATACCGACCGGGTAGTTGCGAAATAA
- a CDS encoding shikimate kinase yields the protein MKNIVLIGFMGTGKTSTGRLLANRLGRPFIDTDKKIEQENNMTIPEMFSLYGEAFFRQKEREMAAKVGRYTNAIIATGGGIVLDPENIVRLRVNGYIISLTASVEVILERTGRRNTRPLLNCADREQKVTSLLASRASLYREAADFVIDTSACTPQQVTDEIIAFLRRGGRLRGRS from the coding sequence ATGAAGAATATCGTATTAATCGGCTTTATGGGAACAGGCAAGACCAGTACGGGACGGCTTTTGGCAAATCGCCTGGGGCGTCCTTTTATTGATACAGACAAGAAAATTGAGCAGGAAAATAACATGACCATTCCCGAGATGTTTTCTCTTTATGGGGAAGCTTTTTTTCGCCAAAAGGAAAGGGAAATGGCCGCCAAAGTAGGACGGTATACTAATGCGATTATTGCGACAGGTGGCGGTATTGTACTTGATCCGGAAAATATTGTCCGTTTGCGAGTCAATGGTTATATTATTTCCCTTACCGCTTCGGTTGAGGTGATTCTGGAGCGTACCGGCCGGCGCAACACCCGCCCGCTTTTAAACTGCGCCGACAGGGAACAAAAAGTAACGTCTCTGCTGGCGTCACGAGCGTCCCTGTATAGGGAAGCTGCTGATTTTGTGATTGACACCAGCGCCTGTACACCGCAGCAAGTAACCGACGAAATTATCGCCTTTTTGCGCAGAGGAGGGCGTTTACGTGGAAGAAGTTAA
- the aroB gene encoding 3-dehydroquinate synthase encodes MEEVKVKVGQDGYSIYIGQHTLAQLGSLMGRNGLTGKALVLTDAQVGALYGEQVLGILAEAGFTAELFAVPPGEDSKSLAVAETVFSKAITMGLDRKSVIVALGGGVVGDLAGFIAATYLRGIPFVQVPTTLLAQVDSSVGGKVAVNHALGKNLIGAFYQPRLVLIDIALLQSLPERELASGLAEVIKYGIIEDADLFSYLQKNSRPVLAKEPEALQHIIKRSCEIKAAVVEQDEKENSLRMILNFGHTIGHAVEADTGFGLYSHGESVAIGMVGAASLSAALGLCSQETVDTIRCIIAQYNLPLGAPECTTDRLMPFLVRDKKAVGGKIHWVLVRSIGSVLIKDDVPPMTVDEILQEITC; translated from the coding sequence GTGGAAGAAGTTAAAGTAAAGGTAGGACAAGATGGGTACTCCATCTATATTGGGCAACATACGCTGGCGCAATTGGGCAGCCTGATGGGCCGAAACGGTTTAACCGGAAAGGCTCTGGTGTTGACTGATGCACAGGTGGGCGCTTTGTACGGCGAGCAGGTGCTTGGCATATTGGCAGAAGCGGGTTTTACCGCCGAACTGTTTGCCGTTCCTCCTGGTGAGGATTCCAAGTCACTGGCAGTTGCCGAAACGGTATTTAGCAAGGCAATCACTATGGGGCTTGATCGCAAGTCGGTTATTGTGGCTCTCGGCGGTGGTGTGGTCGGTGATTTGGCTGGGTTTATTGCCGCAACTTATTTGCGCGGCATCCCCTTTGTCCAGGTGCCGACTACCTTATTGGCGCAGGTTGATTCCAGCGTTGGCGGCAAAGTGGCTGTCAATCATGCGTTGGGAAAAAACCTGATCGGCGCCTTTTATCAGCCGCGGCTGGTGCTGATAGATATTGCCCTATTGCAGTCGCTGCCCGAACGGGAACTGGCTTCCGGACTGGCGGAAGTGATAAAATACGGTATTATAGAAGATGCGGACCTATTTTCTTATTTGCAGAAAAACAGCCGGCCGGTACTGGCGAAAGAACCTGAGGCGCTGCAGCATATCATTAAGCGCTCTTGTGAAATCAAAGCCGCTGTAGTGGAACAGGATGAGAAAGAAAACTCCCTGCGGATGATTTTGAATTTTGGCCATACCATTGGGCATGCAGTGGAAGCCGACACCGGCTTTGGTTTATACAGCCATGGTGAGTCGGTGGCTATCGGGATGGTGGGAGCTGCCTCCTTAAGCGCTGCGCTGGGACTTTGCTCTCAGGAAACAGTGGATACGATAAGGTGCATAATAGCTCAGTACAACCTGCCGCTTGGTGCTCCGGAATGTACAACCGATCGGCTGATGCCTTTTCTGGTACGCGATAAGAAGGCGGTAGGTGGCAAGATTCACTGGGTGTTGGTGCGGTCTATCGGCAGTGTACTCATCAAAGATGATGTACCGCCAATGACGGTTGACGAAATTTTACAGGAAATCACTTGCTAA
- the pfkA gene encoding 6-phosphofructokinase: MAQRIAVLSSGGDAPGMNAAIRAVVRKGLYHGFEMIGVERGYDGVIGGKFMPMNAKSVSGIIQYGGTILKTARSEAFRTSEGFIEAINQLKRFDIDSLVVIGGDGSMAGAMKLAEAGIKTMVIPATIDNDMVGTDYTIGFDTAVNTVLDAVNKIRDTTASHERVAIVEVMGRHAGHIALMSGLACGAEIILLPERPLDIEKVCERLQNTYRRGKLYSIIMLAEGVAHGFDIAKIIDEKTSFEPHVTVLGYIQRGGMPLATDNIMASRMGGAAIDSIIKGEVNRLTSIQAGKLITVPYEEAVKYKNTIDIADYELAGVLAT, from the coding sequence ATGGCACAGCGAATTGCAGTATTGTCAAGCGGCGGCGACGCTCCGGGAATGAATGCGGCTATACGCGCGGTAGTGCGTAAAGGCTTGTATCACGGTTTTGAAATGATCGGTGTGGAAAGAGGCTATGACGGTGTTATTGGCGGCAAATTCATGCCGATGAATGCAAAATCGGTTTCCGGTATTATTCAATATGGCGGAACCATCTTAAAAACGGCCCGCAGCGAAGCTTTCCGTACTTCCGAGGGCTTTATTGAAGCGATCAATCAGTTGAAACGGTTTGATATTGACAGTCTAGTGGTCATCGGTGGCGACGGTTCAATGGCCGGTGCGATGAAACTGGCGGAAGCCGGTATTAAAACGATGGTGATTCCGGCGACAATCGATAATGACATGGTCGGTACCGATTATACGATTGGTTTCGATACGGCTGTCAACACCGTGCTTGATGCGGTGAACAAGATACGTGATACAACCGCTTCCCACGAACGGGTGGCTATTGTCGAGGTTATGGGACGCCATGCCGGTCATATTGCCTTAATGTCCGGACTGGCTTGCGGGGCAGAGATCATTCTGCTGCCCGAACGTCCGCTGGATATTGAAAAAGTTTGTGAACGCCTGCAGAATACCTACCGCCGTGGTAAGCTGTATAGCATTATTATGCTGGCCGAAGGCGTGGCTCACGGTTTTGATATTGCCAAGATTATTGATGAAAAAACCAGTTTTGAACCTCATGTCACTGTGCTGGGCTACATTCAGCGTGGCGGTATGCCGCTGGCAACGGATAACATCATGGCCAGCCGGATGGGTGGTGCTGCCATCGACAGCATTATCAAGGGTGAGGTAAACCGTCTGACGTCGATACAGGCCGGTAAGTTGATTACCGTACCCTACGAGGAAGCCGTGAAGTACAAGAATACCATTGATATTGCCGATTATGAACTGGCAGGAGTATTGGCTACCTGA